A window of Sediminispirochaeta bajacaliforniensis DSM 16054 contains these coding sequences:
- a CDS encoding sugar phosphate isomerase/epimerase family protein: MKRLITLASGQFGDLGLEELCALAQKMGYDGLELATHAHFDVQKALHDESYIPYVQQTLAKYGLACRAISAHLTGQCVCDLWDERLDNFAPSRLAGQPEAIRAWAIEEMKDTARAAQAFGVDVVNGFTGSPIWARWYSYPQTSAQMIDDGFKLVYDLWTPIFDVFDACGVTFALEVHPTEIAFDYYTTERLLERFEYRPTLGLNYDPSHLLWQGVDEVGFVRDFAQRVYHVHMKDVKMQKNDRAGILGSFLPFGDTRRAWDFVSIGHGDVDFDGIIRELNRSGYKGPLSVEWEDSGMDRETGATESCAYIKRMNFSPSSIAFDSALKNE; this comes from the coding sequence ATGAAACGATTGATAACATTGGCCTCCGGGCAATTTGGTGATCTGGGACTTGAAGAGCTCTGTGCTCTTGCCCAAAAGATGGGATATGACGGGCTTGAGCTTGCCACACATGCACATTTTGATGTGCAGAAGGCTTTGCATGATGAAAGCTATATTCCCTATGTACAGCAAACTTTGGCGAAATACGGTCTTGCATGTCGGGCCATCAGTGCTCATCTTACGGGGCAGTGTGTTTGCGACCTCTGGGATGAGCGGCTGGATAACTTTGCCCCTTCCAGGCTGGCGGGACAGCCCGAGGCCATCAGGGCCTGGGCCATTGAGGAGATGAAGGACACGGCCCGTGCCGCTCAGGCCTTTGGGGTTGATGTTGTCAACGGATTTACCGGTTCACCGATCTGGGCCCGGTGGTACTCCTATCCCCAGACCTCGGCCCAGATGATTGACGATGGGTTTAAGCTTGTCTATGACCTGTGGACTCCTATTTTTGATGTATTTGATGCCTGCGGGGTTACATTCGCCTTGGAGGTCCATCCGACGGAGATCGCTTTCGACTATTATACTACAGAAAGATTGCTCGAACGTTTTGAATACCGGCCGACTCTCGGGCTGAATTATGATCCGAGCCATCTGCTGTGGCAGGGCGTTGATGAGGTTGGATTTGTCAGGGACTTTGCGCAGCGTGTCTATCATGTTCATATGAAAGATGTAAAGATGCAGAAAAACGACCGGGCAGGCATTCTCGGCTCCTTTCTCCCCTTTGGGGATACAAGGCGGGCATGGGATTTTGTCTCCATTGGCCATGGTGATGTCGACTTCGACGGTATCATCAGGGAGCTTAACCGGTCCGGGTATAAGGGGCCTCTCTCTGTTGAATGGGAGGATTCTGGTATGGACCGCGAAACCGGCGCAACAGAGAGTTGTGCCTATATAAAACGAATGAATTTTTCCCCTTCATCCATTGCTTTTGACAGTGCTTTGAAAAACGAGTGA
- a CDS encoding ABC transporter permease, with the protein MKGLPLNTIQGKDFLKNLTANYSHWLSFILLLIVAIVVSPSFLAWNNIANLFVQGAVIGICAMGMSLVISAGMIDLSVGSIVALISGFGVSVLNNTHSIVLTLLFCIGSGVILGLVNGLLVTKGRIAPFIVTLATMSAWRSVINQMGQGGPFTVDNQMYAPFRNIAAGRFFGIPHLMIFFIIISFITAMLMSKTKFGTYVYAVGSNQQAARLSGINVDRIKMLIFTYAGTLYGLSAFLLASRLTSIQAASAGSGYEMDAIAAVAIGGTSMEGGKGKIIGTFLGVLMLRIINTVLIMANVPPFLNGLVTGIIIIVAVLAQSTKKGR; encoded by the coding sequence GTGAAAGGTTTACCGTTGAACACAATTCAGGGAAAGGATTTCCTGAAAAATCTGACAGCAAACTACAGTCACTGGCTGAGTTTTATTCTTTTATTGATCGTTGCCATTGTTGTCAGCCCTTCCTTTCTTGCCTGGAACAATATCGCCAACCTGTTTGTTCAGGGCGCGGTAATCGGTATATGTGCAATGGGCATGAGCCTTGTTATCTCGGCAGGAATGATAGACCTTTCTGTTGGGTCGATAGTCGCTTTGATCAGCGGCTTCGGTGTTTCGGTTCTGAATAATACGCATAGCATTGTTCTGACGTTGCTCTTTTGCATAGGATCGGGAGTTATTCTCGGTTTGGTGAACGGCCTCTTGGTTACCAAGGGAAGGATTGCTCCGTTTATCGTAACCCTGGCAACCATGTCGGCCTGGCGATCGGTTATCAACCAGATGGGGCAGGGGGGGCCGTTTACGGTGGACAATCAGATGTACGCTCCCTTTCGGAATATTGCAGCCGGTCGTTTTTTTGGAATTCCGCATCTCATGATTTTCTTCATTATCATTTCTTTCATCACCGCAATGCTCATGTCGAAGACCAAATTCGGGACCTATGTGTATGCGGTGGGTTCGAACCAGCAGGCCGCAAGGTTATCCGGTATCAATGTCGACAGAATTAAGATGCTCATATTCACCTATGCCGGAACGCTGTATGGGCTGTCCGCTTTTTTGCTGGCCAGCCGTTTAACATCCATCCAGGCGGCAAGCGCCGGTTCAGGGTATGAAATGGATGCCATCGCTGCGGTAGCCATCGGCGGAACCTCTATGGAAGGGGGGAAAGGTAAGATCATCGGTACCTTCCTGGGCGTTCTCATGCTCAGGATCATAAACACCGTTTTGATTATGGCCAATGTGCCTCCGTTCCTCAACGGTCTGGTAACCGGAATCATTATCATTGTGGCTGTTTTGGCACAGAGTACGAAGAAAGGTAGATAG
- a CDS encoding sugar ABC transporter ATP-binding protein, giving the protein MILEMRNISKSFGAVQALKDVSFDVQPGEIHGLLGENGAGKTTLMNVLAGTFFQDYGKIFIDGQEVVGMTPRKAAEKKIRFIHQELNLCNDLTVFQNMFLGEEYTRHAWKVDKKRELLQSQEVLDSMDTRISASTIVGDLDTAQKQMVEIARALLFSSELIIMDEPTTALNNQEIEKLFTIMTTFKKKGVSFIYISHKMPELFRICDRYTVLRDGAFIQSGILRDIDEHYATELLVGKRFVQAHLKEGLPSYVTDEVFLNVQGASGKSFKDISFTLHKGEIVVFTGLQGSGTEELATALFGATPLESGRVETKDGLLTMKNIRDIMQSGIGMIPRNRKERGILPDMSIRNNNSLAYFAAKHRGVFVHRKEEVDRFERNRKRLDIKIANDMNPITSLSGGNQQKVIVSRWLEIDADVYIMDNPTQGIDVGAKYAIYKLVIELASQGKAILFFTNEYPEIHHLADRCFVLYKGEMAAELSKEEISEVAIMEYSTGTHMEAQG; this is encoded by the coding sequence ATGATTCTGGAAATGAGAAATATATCCAAGTCCTTCGGCGCGGTACAGGCGCTGAAAGATGTCTCCTTCGATGTCCAGCCGGGAGAAATCCATGGACTGTTAGGAGAAAATGGGGCTGGCAAGACCACGTTGATGAATGTTTTGGCCGGAACATTCTTTCAGGATTACGGCAAAATTTTCATCGATGGGCAGGAAGTGGTTGGAATGACTCCGCGAAAAGCTGCGGAAAAAAAGATCCGATTTATTCATCAGGAACTGAATCTCTGCAATGACCTCACCGTGTTTCAAAATATGTTTCTTGGAGAGGAATACACCAGGCATGCATGGAAGGTCGATAAAAAGAGGGAGCTTTTGCAATCCCAGGAAGTTCTTGATTCCATGGATACGCGAATCAGTGCATCCACAATTGTAGGAGATCTTGATACTGCCCAAAAGCAGATGGTGGAGATAGCCAGGGCCCTTTTATTTTCTTCGGAGCTGATCATTATGGATGAACCTACCACGGCTCTGAACAATCAGGAAATTGAAAAACTTTTCACCATCATGACGACATTTAAAAAGAAAGGTGTTTCGTTTATTTATATTTCTCACAAAATGCCTGAGCTGTTTCGTATCTGTGACCGCTATACGGTGCTGCGCGACGGAGCGTTTATCCAATCGGGAATCTTACGGGATATCGATGAACATTATGCCACCGAGCTGCTTGTCGGCAAACGGTTTGTTCAGGCCCATCTGAAAGAGGGACTTCCCTCGTATGTCACCGATGAAGTGTTTCTGAATGTTCAGGGAGCAAGTGGAAAAAGCTTCAAGGATATCTCCTTTACCCTGCATAAAGGCGAAATCGTCGTATTTACCGGTCTGCAGGGGTCGGGTACCGAGGAACTGGCCACCGCTTTATTCGGTGCAACGCCCCTGGAATCCGGCAGGGTGGAGACAAAAGACGGTTTGCTTACGATGAAAAATATCAGAGATATTATGCAAAGCGGCATAGGAATGATTCCCCGAAACAGAAAAGAACGGGGCATCTTACCGGATATGAGCATTCGTAATAATAATTCACTTGCCTATTTTGCAGCCAAGCACAGGGGCGTGTTTGTTCACCGTAAGGAAGAGGTTGATCGGTTTGAAAGGAATCGAAAACGGCTGGATATCAAAATCGCCAATGATATGAATCCGATCACCTCGCTTTCCGGGGGAAACCAGCAGAAAGTGATTGTAAGCCGTTGGCTGGAGATTGATGCTGATGTCTATATTATGGATAACCCGACCCAGGGTATTGATGTGGGAGCAAAGTACGCTATCTACAAGCTGGTCATAGAACTTGCTTCCCAGGGTAAGGCTATTTTGTTTTTTACCAATGAATATCCTGAAATTCACCATCTGGCGGACCGTTGTTTCGTTCTTTATAAGGGAGAAATGGCCGCGGAGTTGAGTAAAGAGGAAATTTCGGAAGTTGCTATTATGGAATATTCGACAGGTACACACATGGAGGCGCAGGGGTGA
- a CDS encoding Gfo/Idh/MocA family protein encodes MNIGIVGAGAMAAYHVKGFRRAGASIQAVADFNKEKAESFSREFGIKKTCKTLEEMLQAFPELDAVSIATPNKFHASLAIEALEKGKHVYCEKPPARNAKELQGMIHAAENAKKILMFGFNNRARPEAQAMATYIREGVTGRINSAQATWIRRAGIPGFGGWFTDKELAGGGAVIDLLHMIDLALYFMGHPEPRQVLAVTFDDFMGNPHFKGPWGVADGTGKMNVETACHAMVTFQDGRCLLIRNSWAEMNEREEVSVTFQGAKAGGLVEGLFGRDGYDETIMYRNCLFTEEFGRQVNREIITERDETMGRIANAENFVQGVTGEADVLNTPSEALVLMRIIDAIYESARTSRCISL; translated from the coding sequence ATGAATATTGGTATTGTGGGGGCCGGCGCTATGGCGGCCTATCACGTTAAGGGTTTCAGACGTGCAGGTGCTTCTATCCAGGCGGTTGCGGATTTTAATAAAGAAAAAGCGGAAAGCTTCAGCAGGGAATTCGGAATCAAAAAAACCTGCAAGACCCTGGAAGAGATGCTTCAGGCTTTTCCGGAACTGGACGCTGTATCCATTGCTACTCCCAACAAATTTCATGCATCCCTGGCAATTGAAGCCCTGGAAAAGGGAAAGCACGTATACTGTGAGAAACCCCCTGCCAGAAATGCAAAGGAACTGCAGGGGATGATTCATGCAGCAGAGAATGCCAAAAAGATTCTGATGTTCGGATTCAATAACCGTGCCCGTCCCGAGGCGCAGGCCATGGCAACCTATATCAGGGAAGGAGTGACGGGGCGCATCAATTCTGCTCAGGCTACCTGGATCAGGCGCGCCGGTATTCCCGGATTCGGCGGGTGGTTTACCGATAAGGAACTTGCCGGGGGAGGTGCGGTCATCGATCTTTTGCATATGATCGATTTGGCCCTCTATTTCATGGGGCACCCCGAACCCCGTCAGGTTTTGGCCGTTACCTTTGATGATTTTATGGGGAATCCTCACTTTAAAGGTCCTTGGGGCGTTGCCGACGGAACGGGCAAGATGAATGTTGAAACGGCTTGTCATGCTATGGTTACGTTCCAGGATGGACGGTGCCTTTTGATCCGGAATTCCTGGGCCGAAATGAATGAACGGGAAGAGGTTTCCGTCACGTTTCAGGGGGCTAAGGCTGGGGGGCTGGTGGAAGGCCTCTTCGGCAGAGATGGATATGATGAAACCATCATGTACAGAAATTGCCTTTTTACCGAGGAATTCGGCCGCCAGGTTAATCGTGAGATCATCACGGAACGGGATGAAACAATGGGAAGAATTGCGAATGCCGAGAACTTTGTACAAGGTGTTACTGGCGAAGCAGATGTATTGAACACTCCCTCTGAAGCACTTGTGTTGATGCGTATCATTGATGCCATCTATGAATCGGCCCGTACCTCACGGTGTATTTCCCTGTAA